The sequence below is a genomic window from Arthrobacter sp. U41.
AGCAGGCGGAGCATGACCACCTGCTCCTCGAGGGCTTCCAGGACCGGGCCGATGCTCAGCGGGAAGTCCACATTGGAGCGGGCCAGGTTGGCAGTTCCGGCCATCACCATCCGTTCCTCACGGCTGCTGGCGGCCAGCGCCTCCAGGCCGCGGGCCAGCGCCTGGGCGTCCGCCCGCCGCGCGGGCGGGCAGGTGACAATCACGGACTTCAGCGATTGCGGCAAGAGGTTCAGGGGCGTCCCGGAAAGGCTGCCGAGGAAGCGCGTCCGCAGATCGGACAGGGCCTCCTCGGGAAGGTCCTGCCCCACGTCAATGACCCGCTGTTCCACCTTGCCGGTGTCCGCGATCAGTACCGCGAGCACTTTGCGCGGCGCCAGCAGGACGAACTCGATGTGCCGCACCTTTGCCCGGCTGAGATGGGGATACTGCACGACGGCGACCTGGTGGGTCAGCTGCGACAGCAGCCGCACGGTGCGGTCCAGGACGTCGTCGAGGTCTTCAGAGCCCTCGAGCAGGGCCTGGATGGCCCGGCGTTCCGCCGGGGAGAGCTGCTTGAGCGCCGAAATCTGGTCCACGAAGAGCCGGTAGCCCTTGTCGGTGGGAATGCGCCCGGCGCTGGTATGCGGGGCCGTAATGAGGCCCTCATCCTCCAGGGCCGCCATGTCATTGCGGATCGTGGCGCTGGAGACGCCGAGGTGGTGCCGTTCGACGAGGGCCTTCGAGCCGACGGGTTCCCGTGAATGGACGTAGTCCTCCACGATGGCGCGCAGCACTTCGAGTTTGCGCGGTTCGCTCATGCTCCACCTCCATTCGACTGTGCCGCATCCGCGGCCTCCGTTTGCCGGCCGATCCGGACACAGTGTGTTAGCACTCGACATGCCTAAGTGCTAACCAGTCTAATATGAGTCGCCGCGTTGTTAGCATTGGATTCGCTCCAGGCGTTCTTCCCGGGGCTGGTGTTTTCGGGCACAGCCCGCCGCAGCAATCCGAGTGCAAAGCAGTGTGTAGCCGATGTCGTACCAGAATTGGGGTCCGCAGGACCTGTCCGCCCCCGTCAAGGCCCAGCTGCCCGAAGTGCCGGTGGAGCGCGGAATGGTGCTCGAGGACGTGCAGTCCGGCTGGGTCGGCGCCGTCACCAGGGTGGAAAAGTCCGGCGGGATGCACGTCGTCGCCCTCGAGGACCGACGCGGCAAATCGCGGTCCTTCAGGCTCGGCTTCGGCTTCCTGCTGGAGGGACAGCCGATCCGGCTGATGCCGCCGGCGCCCCGCCCCGCCGCGGCGGCCGCGGGAACGCGCACCGCCTCCGGCTCTGTCCGGGTGGAG
It includes:
- the hrcA gene encoding heat-inducible transcriptional repressor HrcA, translating into MSEPRKLEVLRAIVEDYVHSREPVGSKALVERHHLGVSSATIRNDMAALEDEGLITAPHTSAGRIPTDKGYRLFVDQISALKQLSPAERRAIQALLEGSEDLDDVLDRTVRLLSQLTHQVAVVQYPHLSRAKVRHIEFVLLAPRKVLAVLIADTGKVEQRVIDVGQDLPEEALSDLRTRFLGSLSGTPLNLLPQSLKSVIVTCPPARRADAQALARGLEALAASSREERMVMAGTANLARSNVDFPLSIGPVLEALEEQVVMLRLLGDMAADPRGVTVSIGRENPYDGLAEASVVATGYGPDATAKVGVLGPTRMDYPTTMAAVRAVARYLSRIIGP